The following coding sequences are from one Dama dama isolate Ldn47 chromosome 8, ASM3311817v1, whole genome shotgun sequence window:
- the TEX44 gene encoding testis-expressed protein 44, with the protein MTTVPLGEAGATNNPLHGDSRSTDIPAVGSQSQVPLLADDPASLNAITSAERQDVDQASIEPATSGATSESGDTDKHEVAEGEAQEPREATALPADPAPDILKNSLDFQNLVQKVLVQGSSGTQNPQIFQVISLVKEAMPQAVATPDREQEPATATPSAEVQSPQNVEAQPVMSTANPKDQLDPGTADTPEAVEEKPEGPKALNPDPDASPSAPASPGPGAPAPQMGPLDFTASEENSYMRSMTSLLGGGEGSISSLADILVWSDATMGLATGFLATGRGSMSDLLHSPGPSLRSVSSILGRASSALSSRLVVRTRSALRSVTHMLESVEQRTVEGIRSAMRYLTSHLTPH; encoded by the coding sequence ATGACCACCGTGCCCTTGGGAGAGGCCGGAGCCACCAACAACCCTCTACATGGTGACAGCAGGTCTACAGACATCCCAGCAGTGGGGTCCCAAAGTCAGGTCCCCCTCCTTGCAGATGACCCAGCATCTCTTAACGCTATAACATCAGCTGAACGGCAGGATGTAGATCAGGCCTCCATTGAGCCAGCCACCTCGGGGGCCACGTCAGAGTCCGGGGACACAGATAAGCATGAAGTTGCCGAGGGGGAAGCCCAGGAGCCCAGGGAGGCCACAGCCCTGCCTGCTGATCCGGCCCCAGATATCCTGAAAAATTCCCTGGACTTCCAGAACCTAGTGCAGAAAGTGCTGGTGCAAGGTTCCAGCGGGACTCAGAATCCTCAGATTTTCCAAGTTATCTCCCTGGTTAAGGAAGCGATGCCACAAGCAGTGGCCACCCCAGACAGAGAGCAGGAGCCAGCAACAGCCACCCCAAGTGCCGAGGTACAGTCCCCCCAGAACGTGGAGGCTCAGCCGGTCATGAGCACCGCCAACCCCAAGGACCAGCTTGACCCTGGGACTGCTGACACCCCTGAAGCTGTTGAAGAGAAGCCGGAGGGTCCCAAAGCCTTGAACCCTGACCCTGATGCCTCGCCATCAGCCCCTGCCTCGCCGGGCCCTGGAGCACCGGCCCCACAGATGGGTCCCCTGGACTTCACAGCCAGCGAGGAGAACAGCTACATGCGCTCCATGACCAGCTTGCTGGGCGGGGGCGAGGGGTCCATCAGCTCCCTGGCAGACATCCTGGTGTGGTCCGATGCCACCATGGGCCTGGCCACGGGCTTCCTGGCCACCGGCCGTGGCTCCATGTCAGACCTGTTGCACAGCCCGGGGCCCAGCCTGCGCTCCGTCTCCAGCATCCTGGGGAGAGCCAGCTCTGCCCTGTCCTCCAGGCTGGTGGTGAGGACCAGATCAGCCCTACGCTCCGTCACCCACATGCTGGAATCGGTGGAGCAGAGGACCGTCGAGGGCATCCGTTCGGCCATGCGCTACCTGACCAGTCATCTCACCCCACACTAG